GAATCCGTGATTTTCACTTTTTTCATAAGTATTGCGGATTAAAGGAGAACCTTTAAAAACAAGGGAGACATTTTACCGAATTTTCATATCATTTTTACATACATATGATATCCAACAACTTTCAGGTTAGatgaataaagtaaaaaataaataaataaatacaaataactGAGGCTGTAAAACagattttaaacatacaaacgcaggttttttatttaaatagaaaTTAACGAAAAATCCACAGGAAAAAGTGACTTGAATATAACGGTGTCCGAATAAATCAgtcaaatatttattaacaaaaaattaaatttaaacatCTACAAATAGATACAATGCATTCTAGAGAATGATGATATATTATGAGATGTTTTTGCGTTACTGTcactttataaaaataaaaattttatttcagttaaattattttgatcatagatcaaataaatataaacataaaatgcttccctgcctcAGCAGAGACATGCATCAACCTACTAATTGGATTTGAAAGTATCCAACTATTATCCACATTCACTAGAAATTATTTTCTAGTAATGTGAAATTTGTTTTCTCTACACACAAACTGTAAAGGTTGATGTTCACGTTTTTCCTTCAACTGGCTCATCCAACTTGCTGACAAGCCATTGAAAATCCCTCTGAAAGGAAGAGCTTTGGAATGTGTGACAAAGTTTTCTCCCCGCATCTAGAGACCTCAGAGCCTTAAAGGAAGGGAGGAAGGGAAGAATGTGAAAATGACAGTAAGGTATTTTTACCAGCTTTCTCTGTctttcaatttttttgcacGATTGTCAAAATGATGCAATATAGCAAAAAACAGCTCAATGTTCATTTTGTTGCAGTGTTTGCATACAGCTCAAAAAGAACTGCACTCTGTGTGAatattgtttaatatttaataatccGGTTAGGatgctttttaaatgacatgaaAATCCAATAACTTCCTAATTCACTCAGAGGtgtaaaaaaatatctaaacaagTTAGTTGAAACAGATTCACACTCCTTTTACCTGTAGCAGTGTATTTTGCTGGCTGAACACACGCAGGGTGGACACAGCTGCCCGTCGCACTGCATGATGGGAATCATCACAGGCAGTTTGGAGTAGCAAGCATGGCACATCTGCACTAAGGAGTGCTCCATCCACTCCACTGATAACAGCCAGGCTACCCAAAGCCCCACAGCAGTGCTGTCGAATGACATTATCAGCATCTGACAGCAGAGACACGAGAGGAAGCGCTGCTCCTATGGCAACTTCTTTCCATACGTCTCCCACACTGTAACAACCTTTTCCCTTTAAAGCAGAAGAATCCTTTTGCAACCCTCGCCTGACACCGTCTAATACCGGTATTCTCCGCaattttccttttttactcTCAGTTGTGTTCTTGATCTTCTGCAGGCCGTTTATGGAAGTATTTAAATCAGTTTTTCCAATTACACTCAAGCAGTTTCCCACAGCTTTGCAGGCACTCCTACGAACAGACGGGGCTGGATCACGCAGGCAGCTTAACAGGTCCTGAAGCAGTTGTGGATCAAGGCTCCAGCTTGAGTCAAACTCTAAATCCGTGATGCCACGCTTAACACCTGAGACTTGCAGGTGGCCCAACAGGCTACAGCAAGCACCTCTGATCCCATCATCTTTGTGATGCAACGCAAGGCGTAGTTGGGTGGCTTCCACGGGAAGAAAAAATCGAGAGTGATGGGTGAGATAAGGTGCTAGCTGGGAGAGAAGGATAAGAAGTTCCACCGCACAACCGCAGAGTAATTGGCCTTGTAGCAGTACAGCCAACAGAGAACTTGCTGTTCTAACTTCTGCCTCTGGGGATGAAATTTGTACCGTCGAAACTTTGGGGTGACCCCCGTTTGTCTTGCTATATCTATTGCACTCTTCCAGACTGTCTATAAGCCAGCTAAGGTTGCCCCCTTGTTGAATTAAGAGATGACTGTCATGGAGCTCCAAACTGTCCAGAAGCTCCTCTATGCAACCACTTTGCTCTCTAAGATGCTCAATGCTTGGATTCTGATAGCTCTTGGTTTTTGGTTGCGATATTATCTCTCTTAACTTCTCAGTCTTGCTTTTGGACAGCTGGCTTTGAGTCTTTACCAAATCCTTTTTTGTTTTAGACGTAGCTTTAAGCTGGTCTATCCTCTTTCTAAACTGATCACCTTTGATCTGATCAATCTTGGTTTTCTTCGCATTACCGTTGCTCTTGATTTGCTCCACACCATTCCCAGAGTGGTTAAGAGTTTGTTCTGTTCCATTGTCTGAGCTTTCTGTGTTATAAGGGAGGAAAGCACAGCTCTGGGCTGCACTGATAAGACGTGGAGCAGTGTGCTGTGGGTCAGATAGTAGCAGACGGTTCAAAAGACACAGAGGAAGCTCCACTAGGGCTACAGGAAGATTTTGAATCATCTGACCAAAGAGACAACAAAGGAATAAATGTCATTTTACAACAATTTACATCAGCAGATAATAATCTGACTTtagtgacagaaaataaaggaATTAGGAATGAAGATTACCTTCATTAACCCCGGCATAACGTTTGAATTACAGTACGACTGAACAAGAGACGATTTTTTTTCAAGCGGCAACCTCAGAGAGAAAGGGATGCACAGGAGATGACAGCTCATCATTGATAGACTGTGCATTTCTGAGTCACCCCAGAAACAGGCATTATTGAGCAATGCAGTGCTGTTTACGATAAAATGAGAAGAATACTGTAAAACCTCAAAAACAATCTAGAAAAGCTTTACATTTTCATTAAATtcgtgcatttggcagatgcttttatctggGTTCAACGTCATGACATTTTGCGCAATGTTCTATCACTGAGCTACTGTAGAGAGGAGCAAAAAGCataatatatacatttctttacatcatggttaaagggaaattccactttttttgaaaatatgctcattttccagctcccctagagttaatttgatttttaccattttggaatccattcaccttatctccgggtctggcgctagcacttttagcataacttagcataatccattaaatctgattagaccattagcatcgcgccaaaAAAGCTAAatagtttttcctatttaaaacttgactcttctgtagttacattgtgtactaagaccgacagaaaattaaaagttgtgattttctaggcagatatggctgggAACTATACTCCCATTCTGGAGTAatgatcaaggactttgctgatgtagcatggctgcagcaggcgtagtgatattacgcactgcccgaaaatagtcccctgccattgaaggtaaccaaggggactattttcgggcagtgcgtaatatcactgattattacgccagaatgtaagtatagttcctagccatatttgcctagaaaattgcaacttttaaagctcacgtaacacacactgtttctgcatttctgatgttaatctggagtacctatagagtagtataacatcctttatatctccaaagagtctttagtttaatcagatttaacaaagaaagattagctttaccgaatctttctgaTAAAATGAAGAAGAAGGAGTTACTACTGCAGGTGGAgcaagtacgagtcatgcaacactatacaacactgtttaacttatgattcactacatgttcgtgtcatttctaTAATATGCACACGCCTATTTcaaacataacacagaagtcttactgcatgcaactcgtgacccggttgggaaaatccagcgcatcaaacacacaagcaaaactctgctgctaccccagataaacaaactatatccaatgtttccataaggctggctttcttctccttacatccaaaaacacacttcatctttcgtgccattgttgagttttgaaattaaacaaagctgtgtcgcgtgataagatgtttgcaagtgCTAGCGTCTCCCGCCGATTGACGAgtgggaagtgcccatataaagaagtgatacgtatagaaaacccctgaaacgtcagtttgacctgtaatcgaaaaaaactttcagaaacttgtacgaaccctggcgaagggcatttggcacagaaatgCTCTGTAACAcgccaactgcttttttgacacttgcctacgtttagcatgaggaaacaactctataactgtgttaagtcagaatgcttgaaataccattaaaccccccgtcttagtacacgatgtaactacagaagtgtcaagtttcaaataggaaaaatatcgaaacgtatgggttatttttttgcgcgatgctaatggtctaatcagattcaatggattgtgctaagctatgctaaaagtgctagcgccagacccggagatcagctgaatggatttaaaaacggtaagaatcaaatgtttaactctagggagctggaaaattagcatatttaaaaatagtGGAAGGGTACCCATGtcattgcaaaaaaaattgtgtatttggtatgtgttcgcgtggtttatggttcaaaaaccacattattttccacgtactgtacatttttgttgctccagatttccctcccttcctcaaacgcattaattttgtacaaaactcatcgatttgaaaagcgctgtgttcctgattggccagctaatctgtacgttgtgactGACCTGAATAATACCTCTAACGTCAaccggaaatgtgacactccttaccatgtttgaaagatttgcgcacaatacaatgctaacaggagttaacttacaggctatgAGTCatagcgggaggaattatgataatgtcggtcttgtctacgtcaacAAGCTTAGGAAgctatgtaccttttgcatatcgttaacatgtactaatacacacttacacaccaaaggaaatgtaaaaacatgaatcagAGCATAGATGCTCTTTAAGACTTTAAGGTTCAGCTCACCAATTGGTAGTGAGAAGGTGACTGAGGACAGAGTTGCACTTTGTAGTGAGGTTCAAAAGAAGATCAACACAGTTATATGGATCACTGGAGAAAACCAACAAAGCAAGAGAGAGGAACACGTACAGACCTgcgagaaaaaaaaacagtgtgtGAGATTAAATTACTGGTGTTTTACAGCTGCAATCTACAATTACATAAACAAGTTAATGTTTTTATGATGCTCAGTACCATTAGCAGAGAAATGGCATCCCTGGAAAGTTGTGTTCTCAAGTGAGATGTTCACTTTAGTCCACAGGCAAGACCAAAGCTCAGAGCGCTGAAAGTCGCACAATGAGCTGTTTTCACACTACATCAGTAGGGAAATAAAGTGTGGATTAGAAAGCACATTAACACACGTACACAATTCATCTGAGAGGAATTACCTCAGATAGTCTGTAAAGAATGAGTGACAGAAGGCCGTCGCATATGCCCCAACCCTCAGGTAAAGGGTTGTGAACCTATTTGATAAAGTGAGAGAGAGATGAAGGGAGGATGAGAGAGGTGACTTCACTGGATTTCATCACATCAATGACATTAATTACTCCAAACAGAGTAAATAATGGAATTATACCTGCGCTCTGTCTGTCAAAATATTCTCTAAAAAGGCTGCAAGCCTTTCCATGCTGACATTCACAGATATACCACGGTGAGTGAACAAGGTTAAGACTGCCGTTGCCAAAAGCTGTAGGAGAAACCACAAAATCGACTGTAATCCAAATGAATCCAGACATCCTACGATCATTGTACTTGATTTTCtcatttaaaactgcatttgaCACAAATCTGAGAGACGATCTTCCTGTCGTAAAACCTTACCGCTGAACGTTTTGGGTCTTGATTGAGAAATACTGATATAAATATCTGACAGAGATCCTCAGCTctgatgaaaaaaaaatatttctcataaaattacaattttattaaacTCCATTAGAATAACAACAgaccaacaaaaaaaatcagaaattattactaaatatttttaataataacagatttacttaaaatgattaattgTCAATGTCATTAACAAGAAATGACACATCTTGCTCAAGCTTTATTCGAGTAATAGGCTTTaagcccagctgcactacttcctgaacttcagccagctccttgtttcctgtctgccattattggacaaacggattaatccaggtgtgtctgattattgttgttgtgactactgaggtcaggcacacctggattaatcagtttgtccaataatggcagacaggaaacaaggaggtggctgaagttcaggaagtagtgcagctgggcctAAAGCCTATTCCAAACTCATATGACTTTCTTTTATTAGTGGAACACAACAAAGGATTTAAAGAACATCCTGCCTATGTTTGGCATGTAATGAAAGTGAATAAGGACTGTCAAGCTCCAAAATGACTGTAACACACAAGTCACATGGGCCACTTGTATGATATTTAAGGTCATTTGGAGTTTCACAGCACCTATCCTAATTGTgggttttttttaatggaaagCATATACACTGATGTACTTTAAAGCAgtggccccagttttatgaaatacattaatttatcatgaattctgtgtagttaaacctaaaaaataaggctactaccaaaagcacaacttttttgtataatttaatgttttttttattaaaatgttgagttttggaacagttttttgtcactaATTTtctttagaacagttttttgtcacaaattttctttggggggccgcgaaggaatgcaccgtacacaaggggggccgcacgcggaaaaagtttgagaaccactgctttaaaggaatagtctactcattttcaacaccAAAACATGGTAGTACCCCAACCAAGAACTGTCGACACATCCCTCCATCATCTgtgcgcgcgcacgcaagcgccggagcgcgccgcgacgcttcgatagcatttagcttagccccattcattcaatggtaccatttagagataaagttagaagtgaccaaacacatcaacgtttttcctatttaagacgagtagttatacaagcaagtttggtggtacaaaataaaacgtagcgcttttctaagcagatttaaaagaggaactatattttatggcgcaaCAGCACCTTTGGGAGCacctcgactcggcgcagtaacaccctccctctcccattatgagagtgagaaggggagcggacttttcaggcgggTCGAAGTGCTCTCAGGGGTGCTGTTGCGCCATGGgatgtagttcctcttttgaatccgcttggaggggtgctgcgttttgttttgtaccaccaaactttctcgtataactactcgtcttaaataggaaaaacgttgatgtgtttggtcacttctaactttatctctgattggtaccattgaatgaatggggctaagctaaatgctatcgaagcgtcgcagcacgctccagcgcttacgtgcacgcacacagatgatagagggatgtatcaacaattcttagttaaggtaataacatattttaatattgaaaatgagtagactattcctttaaagtatGTGTTCCACAAAATAAAGCAAGTTACGtgggtaaataaataaataatataacaatttTCAATTTTGGATGAGCTATTCTTCCTAAGTAATCCGAGGGAAAATAATTTCTgtgattcatttaaaaaaaagtgaatAGGGTACATTACAATGAATTTATAAAACAATACCTCCTCTCCTTTATCTCCCACTCGGGGCTCTTTTCCAGGTACATTATGAGCACACTCATCAGATCTCCTAGAAGCATTTCACCCTGCGACTTCTTCAAATAACAACCATTTAGAAACTATTtcatatttttagatttttcacTTTCAAGAGGAATGATATCCCCTATCGGTTTATTAACAGCAATCCCTTTTATTGTGATCTGAACAGCTTTTAAATATTATCCTGttcaaatcaaattaaatgtaaaatgcaTTTCTTTGTAAGACTATAGAAGAACATCCTGTACGTGTATTTTTCAAACCTGCATTAGATCTGGAACGTTCAGGGTGTCCTCGATTAGGTCGAACAGTAGATGAGGAAGCTCCAACTCATTGCCCACTGTTTCAGCATCTCCAGGCTGACAGCTTTGAATGATGTTTCTGAGGACTTTTAGCAACCGTGTAATTGAAGAAACCCCTTCACCTTTTTCAACCAAAAGCTGGACAGATAAGAAAGTCTTTAATACACTAATCACATTTACTTTTCCAGTTCAAACAGTGACTCTTTTTATAAAACAAGGTCAAATTACCTTGTTCTTGGCCAAAAGAAGTTTGTTCTTCAACCTCCGAAAGATGGCAGTGTTAAGAGACACCTGATCAGAAAATTCAGCCAATTGCTCCCACTCAtaatcactgtcaacctcctgtTCCTTAATGATGGAAAGTAAAAGTGAAtttgtgtattatattatttatatgcaTACTCATAAGCTTAAGAAACTTCAccaacagtggcggccggtgacttcttttttcgagggcgctcgatgcgaaattcgtcacaacatgtatgtagcccgtcatgtgtggttccctttctcaaaatatgtgttctgcgctttgacaGATCCTGTGTGCACCACGTGCcttgtcaaaacaagtgcctgctgcagatgcgtctaaagggtttatgataaaaaagacgctcatgtttgccagatactcgcataatctcatgcatactCAAAGTtattgttaagggagtgtcttgagtgtattttgtaaacgtgagcgtctcttttatcttaagtggctgctgcacacgcgtcaaaaacgtttattttgacaaaacacgtgttgcacacaggatctctcgacatattttggaaaagggaaccacacacgacactccgaacacttattctGAATTAGCACCCCTCGGATaagcagtcacgagctgccactgaTCACCAACTATAAAAAACATGATATAAATCGATCATTTAACTGGAGTGTTATCCTGAACAAACCTCACTGTCCATCCTGACCGAAGCCAGACTGGTCCGTGCATGTCCAGAGCGCTTCATAACCTGCCTGGGTCCCACTTCTACTGAAGGGAACTCCCTTTCATAATCTTTACTGATCTGGCCTTTATGTGGAGCtgagtacactctaaaaataacAGGGGACATGAGAAAGTGGGCAATTAATCATTTCACGTCATATTGGTGGTAAGATTTAGGTGTATATGTTAAGATCATACATGATTTGTTCAGCTGGACTTTTAAATAGGTTTGGGTGTGTTCACGCACCAATTTCCAGGTTGTTTAGCTCAATTACACAgcaatataatacatttttatgtctGGTCTAAATAGGTCTTCGACTATTTTAGTTGGTCCATAGTTGGTCTTAtcatttatcattttcatgctagtcaataaaaaaatctatttttctcCCTGTTACAGTAGTATTGTTAATATCACCTTTTTATAAGTTTAAACTACAGCCTCAGTCCCAGTTTTCCAAATTGAAATTCTACATGGAAATACTACCTGGTAACACTGTTGTCATTTGCTTGATGCTGATTGGTTGCTGGCTGAGATGAATTTTGATGCACTGAAAAGGTGCTGCCCAATGAGTGGGCAGTGGTGGGGGCTCCTCCAGCAGAAGCTGTCTTAGAGCGAGCCTGACTGGTGCGGGCAGCTTTCCCAGCTATCTCCTAGAAAAACAAGacaactttttttattatttcacatCCATTTACAGAACTGATCCTTTAAACGCTCTTCTTGAGAAATGAAACAATCTACTCAATTTGCATAATCTCGTAAAATACAGCCAAATTTGCACAAATCACATTACATAATCAACAACAGCATCACTTTAATCTACATGAATGCTTTATCTTACTAAAAGTACCAGAAATCAGCTAGACATATCAAACATAACATCCCGAAAACAAACTTCTTGGTTTACAGCAGCTGTTCACAGATGTAGTATAAGATTACCAGTCtgttatttctttctttctctctgagCTCTCTGGCTTTCCGCAGTAGTTTGCCCTCTCCACTACGTGCTGTTGACTTCTCTGCAGCCTGCTGCTGTTTCAAAGCCTGCACATCTGGGCTGGGTGTCACTGTGAGGGGGTAACTCGAACCCTCATCTGAAAcaactgttaaaaaaaatcgaattatttttatatagagAAATCCTTATTATGTTTCTACAGCATGTAAATAAGCTCATTTCATTTTCTcaagttttacaaaatgtccTGATTTGTAAAGCTCCGTCCTCCAACTATATTCTTAAGTTATTGAAAGTATAAAAGCAATGATCAAACAAATATTAAGCAATAGCTTTAATTTAGGCTAAATTACACTCTTgcgtttatgtttttatattcattATTTAGTTTGACTCCTTAACGTTAAAAAtcaacacaacaaaacaagctttattaTGATAATACAGAATAAAGATTCCCCATCAGAGTTTCGGCTCCTAATTTGTACCCTATTTTGGTAAAGTGCTCAAAATGTTCAGAAACATTGATAcaattgttttatatatatatggtccttataatgggtcaaaatgtttttttaaggttcaactctcaccccctaaatgtgttaggatatcaataaaaacacactgtgcaaaatgttttattgttcctacaatatcgagaggttgctcaaagcctttgaatatttccgaaatcacatatttttgcaaaaactgtaccatttaaaaacgCACAACTTGTTTCAGTTATTTCAGTCTGTTCTGATCCGATTAACCATTTAGCGGACTTGCTTTGTGTTGCTTCAGCCATTGTCTCAGTGTATATTGTCTATGTGCTTCATTCACATTGaagctttcttgctttgaaagacatatcacaactaaaacagaagttttaattgcatggagcacggtcaaataagtccattgctgccataagtatatattattaaacaattgaagagtttcgttgcaaaacaagataaatccatttttgtaacatttttgtcaaaacatgtttattattatgttatcatgttattattttgttttatagtgctacttagctgtatttttttaagttatgaaggtttaaatcaaaacaaaccgactgcagttgcattgaaat
The sequence above is drawn from the Misgurnus anguillicaudatus chromosome 22, ASM2758022v2, whole genome shotgun sequence genome and encodes:
- the stk36 gene encoding serine/threonine-protein kinase 36 isoform X1; translation: MMDQYHILEVIGEGSFGRVFKGRRKFSGQVVALKFIPKVGRSEKDLRSLKREIDIMRGLKHPNVVLLLDSFETEREVVVVTEYAEGELFQILEDDGGLPEGQVREIACQLVSALYYLHSHRILHRDMKPQNILLGKGVVKLCDFGFARAMSVSTLVLTSIKGTPLYMSPELVEEKPYDHSTDLWSLGCILYELHTGAPPFYTNSIFQLVQLIVKDPVKWPETMGQDCMSFLKGLLMKDPQKRLSWPDLLHHPFVADGVLIVSDEGSSYPLTVTPSPDVQALKQQQAAEKSTARSGEGKLLRKARELREKERNNRLEIAGKAARTSQARSKTASAGGAPTTAHSLGSTFSVHQNSSQPATNQHQANDNSVTRVYSAPHKGQISKDYEREFPSVEVGPRQVMKRSGHARTSLASVRMDSEEQEVDSDYEWEQLAEFSDQVSLNTAIFRRLKNKLLLAKNKLLVEKGEGVSSITRLLKVLRNIIQSCQPGDAETVGNELELPHLLFDLIEDTLNVPDLMQKSQGEMLLGDLMSVLIMYLEKSPEWEIKERRAEDLCQIFISVFLNQDPKRSALLATAVLTLFTHRGISVNVSMERLAAFLENILTDRAQVHNPLPEGWGICDGLLSLILYRLSECENSSLCDFQRSELWSCLWTKVNISLENTTFQGCHFSANGLYVFLSLALLVFSSDPYNCVDLLLNLTTKCNSVLSHLLTTNCTALLNNACFWGDSEMHSLSMMSCHLLCIPFSLRLPLEKKSSLVQSYCNSNVMPGLMKMIQNLPVALVELPLCLLNRLLLSDPQHTAPRLISAAQSCAFLPYNTESSDNGTEQTLNHSGNGVEQIKSNGNAKKTKIDQIKGDQFRKRIDQLKATSKTKKDLVKTQSQLSKSKTEKLREIISQPKTKSYQNPSIEHLREQSGCIEELLDSLELHDSHLLIQQGGNLSWLIDSLEECNRYSKTNGGHPKVSTVQISSPEAEVRTASSLLAVLLQGQLLCGCAVELLILLSQLAPYLTHHSRFFLPVEATQLRLALHHKDDGIRGACCSLLGHLQVSGVKRGITDLEFDSSWSLDPQLLQDLLSCLRDPAPSVRRSACKAVGNCLSVIGKTDLNTSINGLQKIKNTTESKKGKLRRIPVLDGVRRGLQKDSSALKGKGCYSVGDVWKEVAIGAALPLVSLLSDADNVIRQHCCGALGSLAVISGVDGALLSADVPCLLLQTACDDSHHAVRRAAVSTLRVFSQQNTLLQALRSLDAGRKLCHTFQSSSFQRDFQWLVSKLDEPVEGKT
- the stk36 gene encoding serine/threonine-protein kinase 36 isoform X2, with protein sequence MMDQYHILEVIGEGSFGRVFKGRRKFSGQVVALKFIPKVGRSEKDLRSLKREIDIMRGLKHPNVVLLLDSFETEREVVVVTEYAEGELFQILEDDGGLPEGQVREIACQLVSALYYLHSHRILHRDMKPQNILLGKGVVKLCDFGFARAMSVSTLVLTSIKGTPLYMSPELVEEKPYDHSTDLWSLGCILYELHTGAPPFYTNSIFQLVQLIVKDPVKWPETMGQDCMSFLKGLLMKDPQKRLSWPDLLHHPFVADGVLIVSDEGSSYPLTVTPSPDVQALKQQQAAEKSTARSGEGKLLRKARELREKERNNRLEIAGKAARTSQARSKTASAGGAPTTAHSLGSTFSVHQNSSQPATNQHQANDNSVTRVYSAPHKGQISKDYEREFPSVEVGPRQVMKRSGHARTSLASVRMDSEEVDSDYEWEQLAEFSDQVSLNTAIFRRLKNKLLLAKNKLLVEKGEGVSSITRLLKVLRNIIQSCQPGDAETVGNELELPHLLFDLIEDTLNVPDLMQKSQGEMLLGDLMSVLIMYLEKSPEWEIKERRAEDLCQIFISVFLNQDPKRSALLATAVLTLFTHRGISVNVSMERLAAFLENILTDRAQVHNPLPEGWGICDGLLSLILYRLSECENSSLCDFQRSELWSCLWTKVNISLENTTFQGCHFSANGLYVFLSLALLVFSSDPYNCVDLLLNLTTKCNSVLSHLLTTNCTALLNNACFWGDSEMHSLSMMSCHLLCIPFSLRLPLEKKSSLVQSYCNSNVMPGLMKMIQNLPVALVELPLCLLNRLLLSDPQHTAPRLISAAQSCAFLPYNTESSDNGTEQTLNHSGNGVEQIKSNGNAKKTKIDQIKGDQFRKRIDQLKATSKTKKDLVKTQSQLSKSKTEKLREIISQPKTKSYQNPSIEHLREQSGCIEELLDSLELHDSHLLIQQGGNLSWLIDSLEECNRYSKTNGGHPKVSTVQISSPEAEVRTASSLLAVLLQGQLLCGCAVELLILLSQLAPYLTHHSRFFLPVEATQLRLALHHKDDGIRGACCSLLGHLQVSGVKRGITDLEFDSSWSLDPQLLQDLLSCLRDPAPSVRRSACKAVGNCLSVIGKTDLNTSINGLQKIKNTTESKKGKLRRIPVLDGVRRGLQKDSSALKGKGCYSVGDVWKEVAIGAALPLVSLLSDADNVIRQHCCGALGSLAVISGVDGALLSADVPCLLLQTACDDSHHAVRRAAVSTLRVFSQQNTLLQALRSLDAGRKLCHTFQSSSFQRDFQWLVSKLDEPVEGKT